Proteins from a genomic interval of Nocardioides jishulii:
- a CDS encoding acetoin utilization protein AcuC: protein MVECHGPATVVFDKSLTEYNFGPEHPMAPIRVDLTMRLVEEFGLTDNGLQLVPAPMADLELIAKVHSESLIEAVQRVGTTQGLVDHAHGLGTDDNPVFLDMHHASAHVVGASVEAFRQVHSGESLHSANIAGGLHHAMPDRASGFCIYNDVAVGITWLLEQGVERIAYIDVDAHHGDGVEKIFWDDPRVLTVSLHETGQMLFPGTGFPSETGGDGAEGSAVNVALPPGTADAGWLRAFHAVVPPLLREFQPQVLVTQHGCDSHMEDPLTHLMLSVDGQRAAYEALHDLAHELTEGKWVVTGGGGYSVSSVVPRAWTHLLAIMAGQPIDPQADTPVEWRTYVALQRHEQVPFRMTDGRVPAYRDWREGYDPEAWLDRAIHATRMEVFPLHGLDPQP, encoded by the coding sequence ATGGTGGAGTGTCACGGCCCGGCGACCGTCGTCTTCGACAAGTCGCTGACGGAGTACAACTTCGGCCCTGAGCACCCGATGGCTCCCATCCGCGTCGACCTCACGATGCGGCTGGTCGAGGAGTTCGGCCTCACCGACAACGGTCTCCAGCTGGTGCCCGCACCGATGGCCGACCTGGAGCTGATCGCCAAGGTGCACTCGGAGTCGCTGATCGAGGCGGTCCAGCGGGTCGGCACCACCCAGGGCCTGGTCGACCACGCCCACGGCCTCGGCACCGACGACAACCCCGTCTTCCTCGACATGCACCACGCCTCGGCCCACGTGGTCGGCGCCAGCGTCGAGGCGTTCCGCCAGGTGCACAGCGGCGAGTCGTTGCACAGCGCCAACATCGCCGGCGGCCTCCACCACGCGATGCCCGACCGCGCCAGCGGCTTCTGCATCTACAACGACGTCGCCGTCGGCATCACCTGGCTCCTCGAGCAGGGGGTCGAGCGCATCGCCTACATCGACGTCGACGCCCACCACGGCGACGGCGTCGAGAAGATCTTCTGGGACGACCCGCGCGTGCTCACCGTCTCCTTGCACGAGACCGGTCAGATGCTCTTCCCCGGCACAGGCTTCCCGTCCGAGACCGGCGGCGACGGCGCCGAGGGCAGCGCCGTCAACGTCGCCCTGCCGCCCGGCACCGCCGACGCGGGCTGGCTGCGCGCCTTCCACGCGGTCGTCCCGCCCCTGCTGCGCGAGTTCCAGCCCCAGGTGCTGGTGACCCAGCACGGCTGCGACTCCCACATGGAGGACCCGCTCACCCACCTCATGCTCAGCGTCGACGGTCAGCGAGCGGCGTACGAGGCCCTCCACGACCTCGCCCACGAGCTCACCGAGGGCAAGTGGGTGGTCACCGGCGGTGGCGGCTACTCCGTCTCGTCAGTCGTGCCGCGCGCGTGGACGCACCTGCTGGCGATCATGGCGGGCCAGCCCATCGACCCGCAGGCCGACACTCCCGTCGAGTGGCGCACCTACGTGGCGTTGCAGCGGCACGAGCAGGTGCCGTTCCGGATGACCGACGGCCGCGTCCCGGCCTACCGCGACTGGCGCGAGGGCTACGACCCGGAGGCGTGGCTCGACCGGGCGATCCACGCCACCCGCATGGAGGTCTTCCCCCTCCACGGGCTCGACCCGCAGCCCTGA